A single window of Aspergillus puulaauensis MK2 DNA, chromosome 5, nearly complete sequence DNA harbors:
- a CDS encoding fungal specific transcription factor domain-containing protein (COG:S;~EggNog:ENOG410PICM;~InterPro:IPR007219;~TransMembrane:1 (o392-412i);~go_function: GO:0003677 - DNA binding [Evidence IEA];~go_function: GO:0008270 - zinc ion binding [Evidence IEA];~go_process: GO:0006351 - transcription, DNA-templated [Evidence IEA]) has protein sequence MHPPDNAAPKQASPLSTVHSESADNFTPEGPSAGLRKHQDDSDLVPLPMNNLYNLTDPNNSQLIRVDPADVNGPDFITQGALPVSEAEFLFDHYLTHINPLLWDGMLCSHKSLHEARQSSSFLVAVVLTVAALHIPNREQSLHSTYGAFVSLMRGSCLLRCQNLDIIRALCIGAFYLTSLSWALCSRAVRVGTEMNLHKSSLQFARGSLESYERVRLWYVLYVCDHQFALAYGRPPMMHEDAAIRNAEKLLTSGLSSKGDHGLVAQVKLFRILASGYFMHGCDPDLELSGRDFERLKEFDISVDQWRLEHPSKEVGVRRDSLTSSAANALYYHLARFQLNSVALRGISAREASHDTPSLDMNWDRQEASNIAIMTAMSTARIIVDDLDLQKALIGLPIFVHAMVAVCASFLLKMAVVFGKSESGDGNTLHLPRDLAEHGLNFHTKTALTNVERLVRVLSQVADNASQRHVVRQVVTGLGELLQRFSPGREMGAFLYSLPSQSTSTNLSKRQVVAAERDAVVDLPPMFPDTSVEGTAAVQVDTRQDPFDLTGDLDWRFDEGFLFGIDGVDSELSFL, from the coding sequence ATGCATCCTCCAGACAATGCAGCACCCAAGCAAGCCTCCCCGTTGAGCACCGTTCACTCCGAATCGGCGGACAATTTCACCCCTGAAGGCCCTTCAGCAGGCCTCCGCAAACACCAGGATGATTCAGATCTCGTTCCCTTGCCAATGAACAATCTGTACAATCTCACAGACCCGAACAACTCACAACTAATCCGCGTCGATCCCGCCGACGTCAACGGACCCGACTTCATCACCCAAGGCGCCCTGCCAGTCTCCGAAGCAGAATTCCTCTTCGATCACTACCTCACACACATAAACCCCCTCCTATGGGACGGGATGCTCTGCTCGCACAAATCCCTGCACGAGGCAAGACAGTCGTCGTCATTCCTAGTGGCCGTGGTACTCACCGTAGCGGCCCTCCATATTCCAAATCGCGAACAATCCCTGCACTCCACGTACGGAGCATTTGTATCGCTCATGCGCGGGTCGTGTCTACTCCGCTGCCAGAATCTAGATATTATCCGTGCGCTCTGTATTGGGGCCTTCTACCTCACAAGCCTGAGCTGGGCGCTCTGCAGCCGCGCCGTGCGAGTAGGCACCGAGATGAACCTGCATAAATCCTCGCTGCAGTTTGCGCGCGGGTCGCTGGAGTCGTATGAGCGCGTAAGACTCTGGTATGTTCTTTATGTGTGTGATCATCAGTTTGCACTCGCGTATGGCCGGCCGCCCATGATGCATGAAGATGCGGCGATACGGAACGCGGAGAAGCTCTTAACCAGCGGGTTGTCGTCAAAGGGGGACCATGGCCTCGTGGCTCAGGTGAAACTATTCCGCATTCTTGCTAGTGGGTACTTCATGCATGGGTGCGATCCGGACCTCGAGCTCAGTGGACGGGATTTTGAAAGGTTGAAAGAGTTTGATATCTCGGTTGATCAATGGCGACTTGAGCACCCGTCTAAGGAAGTCGGGGTTCGACGAGACAGTTTGACGTCCTCTGCAGCGAATGCTCTGTACTATCATCTGGCACGCTTCCAGCTTAACTCGGTTGCGCTCCGTGGTATCTCAGCAAGGGAGGCGTCTCACGATACACCGAGCCTTGATATGAACTGGGACAGACAGGAGGCTTCCAACATCGCCATAATGACCGCCATGAGCACGGCGAGGATTATTGTGGACGATTTAGATCTCCAGAAAGCATTAATTGGCTTGCCAATCTTTGTCCATGCAATGGTTGCAGTCTGTGCGTCCTTTCTCCTGAAGATGGCTGTCGTTTTCGGGAAGTCGGAATCCGGTGATGGCAATACCCTGCATCTCCCTCGGGACCTCGCTGAGCATGGACTAAACTTTCATACTAAAACGGCTTTGACGAATGTAGAACGCCTTGTACGAGTGCTGTCTCAGGTAGCGGACAATGCGAGCCAGCGGCATGTTGTCAGACAGGTTGTTACTGGACTGGGCGAGTTGTTACAGCGATTCTCTCCCGGGCGGGAAATGGGAGCGTTCCTCTATTCACTTCCTTCGCAATCTACGTCTACGAACCTGTCGAAGCGTCAAGTGGTGGCGGCTGAGCGAGACGCGGTGGTTGACCTGCCTCCCATGTTCCCTGATACTTCGGTCGAAGGGACTGCAGCGGTGCAAGTTGACACTCGCCAGGATCCATTTGACCTTACTGGTGATCTGGACTGGCGATTCGACGAGGGGTTTTTATTCGGCATTGACGGGGTTGATTCAGAACTGTCGTTCCTGTGA
- a CDS encoding flavin-containing monooxygenase (COG:Q;~EggNog:ENOG410PV53;~InterPro:IPR036188;~PFAM:PF07992,PF00743,PF13738,PF13450), whose protein sequence is MGSWFPRKQAVPIGTLKGDLPEAVIAEDIDHASVAQSSIEKLDSLSSDMLTQGALWRDLLALTGTVRTFYGSQAVSSAWQELSGRHHPHNFNIIPESSHIMRVGPDNSWVQARFTFETNGNPGVLGSGFIGLVPDLPSGNWRIWLLSTLLEQIKGHPNCDLFESESKAGSARPRTYCLEASKSSSFDCVIVGAGMAGLSVAGRLETLGVSYVILEKNPQIGDNWMNRYDSATLHTSKDYGHLPFSRTFPPEDPYFLKRTDLARGYQRYVNQYGIKNVWLNTTLESASRNEKDNMWILNYKQNGSLDSSVICARHLVLASGSGQTPVMPEVPNKKIFQGEVLHSVDYKSAKAWTGKKGVVIGSANTAHDVASDMLDAGLESVTMAQRNRTCVIPVEYLNQDRFYNSDVPTEVADRIQLSLPIAVSRKIAMKHMASMADKEHERFDALERAGFRVGRYGDIFEFLCVRLGGHYLDVGCSAKISAGLINMKTGVTPIAYTPTGLEFSDGSTLDADVIVFCTGFEGNLRHTAASIVGWDIADKLEDYFGVDEEGEIRGAWKPMNYPGIWYTGGSIAHARFFSRLIGLQIKADVAGGPLEQYNKTPM, encoded by the exons ATGGGGTCTTGGTTTCCACGGAAGCAAGCTGTTCCTATTGGGACTCTGAAAGGCGACCTCCCGGAAGCGGTCATTGCGGAGGACATCGACCATGCCTCCGTCGCCCAATCATCAATTGAGAAACTCGACTCATTGAGTTCCGATATGCTAACACAGGGCGCACTATGGAGAGACCTGTTAGCTCTGACAGGAACAGTGAGAACATTCTATGGTTCCCAGGCCGTGTCCTCGGCCTGGCAGGAGCTCTCGGGTCGGCATCACCCGCATAATTTCAATATTATTCCTGAGTCGTCCCACATCATGAGAGTGGGACCTGATAACTCCTGGGTTCAAGCAAGATTTACGTTCGAGACCAATGGAAACCCAGGGGTGTTAGGATCGGGGTTCATTGGCCTTGTACCTGACCTTCCAAGCGGGAATTGGCGGATATGGCTGCTGAGCACACTGCTTGAACAGATCAAAGGTCACCCGAACTGTGATCTCTTCGAATCTGAGTCAAAAGCTGGGTCTGCGAGACCTCGAACCTACTGCCTGGAGGCTTCAAAATCCTCTAGCTTTGATTGCGTCATTGTAGGCGCGGGTATGGCAGGTTTGAGCGTTGCTGGCCGTCTAGAGACACTGGGAGTATCATATGTTATCCTCGAAAAGAATCCTCAGATCGGGGACAACTGGATGAACCGTTATGACTCTGCTACGC TTCATACATCTAAAGACTACG GTCATCTTCCGTTCTCGCGTACATTCCCACCGGAGGATCCCTATTTCCTCAAAAGGACAGATCTTGCTCGTGGCTATCAGAGATACGTAAATCAGTACGGTATT AAGAATGTCTGGCTCAATACCACGCTCGAGTCCGCATCCCGGAATGAGAAAGACAATATGTGGATTTTGAATTACAAACAGAACGGGTCACTCGATTCGTCTGTTATCTGTGCTCGCCACCTTGTTTTAGCCTCTGGTTCTGGTCAGACACCCGTGATGCCAGAAGTCCCAAACAAG AAAATATTCCAAGGCGAAGTTTTGCACTCTGTCGATTATAAATCTGCAAAGGCATGGACGGGCAAAAAGGGAGTGGTAATCGGGTCGGCCAATACAG CCCATGACGTTGCAAGTGATATGCTTGATGCTGGTTTGGAATCAGTCACTATGGCGCAACGGAACCGTACAT GTGTCATACCAGTTGAATACCTTAATCAAGATC GTTTCTACAACTCCGATGTTCCGACAGAGGTCGCAGATAGAATCCAGTTATCCTTGCCTATTGCCGTTTCCCGGAAAATTGCCATGAAGCACATGGCCAGCATGGCGGATAAAGAGCACGAACGTTTTGATGCTTTGGAGCGTGCCGGTTTCCGAGTCGGGCGATACGGCGACATATTTGAGTTTCTCTGCGTGAGGCTCGGAGGCCACTACCTTGATGTTGGATGTTCTGCAAAGATTTCAGCAGGACTT ATCAACATGAAAACTGGCGTGACACCTATTGCCTACACACCTACTGGGCTTGAATTCAGTGACGGATCTACCTTGGATGCTGATGTCATCGTTTTCTGTACTGGGTTCGAAGGCAACCTGCGCCACACGGCGGCCAGTATAGTTGGGTGGGATATTGCAGACAAGTTGGAAGACTACTTCGGagttgacgaagaaggtGAGATTCGCGGAGCATGGAAGCCAATGAATT ATCCTGGAATATGGTATACTGGTGGTTCAATCGCACATGCCAGATTCTTCTCAAGATTGATTGGATTGCAGATCAAGGCTGATGTTGCGGGGGGACCTTTGGAACAGTACAACAAAACACCCATGTGA
- a CDS encoding uncharacterized protein (COG:L;~EggNog:ENOG410Q634;~InterPro:IPR004360,IPR037523,IPR029068;~PFAM:PF00903): protein MTNQTTNTAVKPITPKAMVHFGLYTTPDKYEEMVKWHLNFFGGTLVLKNEFAAFIAYDDEHHRMVIVSDANHKRPEDRKSAVGIFHIAFTLDTLADLATSYEQRKALGIEPFWPVNHGMSTSMYYYDPDHNEFELQVDNFDTTEAARQFMASEEYANNPIGVDINVDEWLRRVRSGEDEKSIKARPVIGRRHTRPENSIYFSPIEIAAK, encoded by the coding sequence ATGACCAACCAAACCACCAACACTGCTGTCAAGCCTATCACCCCCAAGGCGATGGTGCACTTCGGGTTGTACACAACGCCGGACAAGTATGAGGAAATGGTGAAATGGCATCTCAATTTCTTCGGAGGAACTCTGGTTCTCAAGAATGAATTCGCCGCCTTCATTGCATATGACGATGAACATCACCGGATGGTTATCGTTTCGGACGCGAACCACAAACGACCCGAAGACCGAAAGTCTGCGGTGGGCATTTTTCACATAGCCTTCACCCTGGATACCCTCGCCGACCTCGCGACAAGCTACGAACAGAGAAAAGCTCTCGGCATTGAGCCGTTTTGGCCGGTCAACCATGGCATGAGCACAAGCATGTATTACTACGACCCGGACCACAATGAGTTCGAGTTGCAGGTGGACAACTTCGACACCACGGAGGCAGCACGGCAGTTCATGGCAAGCGAGGAATACGCCAACAATCCAATCGGCGTCGATATCAACGTTGATGAATGGCTTCGGCGAGTCAGAAGTGGGGAGGATGAAAAGAGTATCAAAGCGAGACCGGTTATTGGTCGGAGACACACCAGACCAGAGAACAGCATTTATTTTTCCCCAATTGAGATTGCGGCAAAGTAA
- a CDS encoding fungal specific transcription factor domain-containing protein (COG:L;~EggNog:ENOG410Q6IA) has product MFDVLIHCRGTYADNYNISREISMSFGRPLMIPSGGNMSKLPEAVDDEHLNSKTGKWNTQPKGHPSLLESYIQTIKLYDILGQALDREELKELTLSSKPNADSSSDELVNILKLETKIMEWREALPLYLQYDPSVGNGGLGKAVSSEGVTVLSAHFLAQATRLYTRFLHIRLLVLRPALERLFETQQRHRQAPNQRSSEFRLEDKMLSDTATQCMLCADKLVMILDAQIRLQSFVAWWYNVSYLHTSGSTLLMGQLCSFNEENRTDQSFSESWDLCLQNLSRYTALSTIAKKSFYLLQESAESLRLNTSRAERQGPQSSSIKVTDEAGGGKSTHAGYPTFGFQGSHIQTSNSGESNLELAETLPGTSLQKDAGMQSFQPYQDQNIDVDPGIGGDNMEGLGNEIWNVDPNYWYLMPFSSQLETFPWNFDTAGIGQ; this is encoded by the exons ATGTTTGACGTTTTGATCCACTGCCGCGGCACTTATGCTgataattataatatctctAGAGAGATTTCTATGTCTTTTGGGCGACCGTTGATGATCCCCAGCGGTGGGAATATGAGCAAATTGCCCGAAGCAGTCGACGATGAACACTTAAATAGTAAGACGGGAAAGTGGAATACACAACCAAAGGGTCACCCTAGTCTTTTGGAGTCTTACATTCAAACAATCAAGCTCTATGATATCCTGGGGCAGGCTTTGGATAGAGAGGAACTCAAAGAGTTGACTCTTTCCTCGAAGCCCAACGCAGACTCATCTTCCGATGAACTCGTGAACATATTGAAATTGGAAACAAAGATAATGGAATGGCGAGAGGCCCTCCCTTTGTATCTCCAATATGACCCATCAGTGGGCAATGGCGGTCTTGGGAAGGCTGTTTCCTCAGAAGGGGTTACCGTTCTATCCGCGCATTTCTTAGCACAGGCGACAAGGCTCTATACAAG GTTCCTGCATATCCGTCTACTTGTTCTACGTCCAGCCTTAGAGCGACTCTTCGAGACACAGCAACGTCACAGGCAGGCTCCAAATCAAAGGTCGAGTGAGTTCAGACTCGAAGATAAAATGCTTTCCGATACAGCTACTCAATGCATGCTCTGCGCGGACAAACTCGTTATGATTCTTGATGCCCAAATCAGATTGCAAAGCTTTGTGGCCTGGTGGTACAATGTCAGCT ACCTTCACACCAGTGGTAGTACCCTCCTGATGGGTCAGTTATGCTCCTTCAACGAAGAAAATCGAACAGATCAATCGTTCTCGGAGAGTTGGGACCTGTGTTTGCAAAATCTTTCTCGATACACGGCATTGAGTACCATTGCTAAAAAGTCATTTTACCTGCTACAAGAAAGTGCAGAAAGCTTGCGTTTGAACACTTCCCGGGCGGAGCGACAGGGACCTCAGTCCTCGTCAATCAAGGTGACAGATGAGGCAGGGGGTGGTAAGTCCACACATGCAGGATATCCAACATTCGGCTTTCAAGGGTCCCATATTCAAACCTCGAATAGTGGAGAAAGCAACCTGGAACTAGCGGAAACCCTTCCAGGCACCTCCCTGCAGAAGGACGCCGGCATGCAGTCGTTCCAACCCTACCAAGATCAAAATATTGATGTTGACCCCGGCATCGGCGGAGATAATATGGAAGGTCTTGGTAATGAGATATGGAACGTTGATCCAAATTACTGGTATTTAATGCCATTTTCCTCTCAACTAGAAACATTCCCCTGGAATTTCGATACTGCGGGTATTGGTCAATGA
- the ZTA1_2 gene encoding quinone oxidoreductase family protein (COG:Q;~EggNog:ENOG410PFIW;~InterPro:IPR013154,IPR013149,IPR036291,IPR011032, IPR020843,IPR002364;~PFAM:PF00107,PF08240,PF13602;~go_function: GO:0008270 - zinc ion binding [Evidence IEA];~go_function: GO:0016491 - oxidoreductase activity [Evidence IEA];~go_process: GO:0055114 - oxidation-reduction process [Evidence IEA]), whose protein sequence is MSLPSFQAAVVVEKVGGPEVLEHRTDYPVPTPGEGQVLVKNTVSGINFIDTYFRTGLYPSSKPEVLGREAAGAIVALGPNTDKYQLKVGDRVVWLGPSAYAEYTAVSAAKAINIPHGLSEEIAAASFMSGLTAITLTQETYEVQKDDWVLLHAAAGGVGILLAQVLKYLGANIIATTGGKEKVALVKRLGIDHAIDYRSEEGKDWVKLVKEITNGNGVDVVFDSVGKDTWEGGLEVIKRKGTIVWFGNSSGPVPPLPLPRLSAKCIKIARPSLLGYIETREELEYYCNQLFRLLTSEKVKVQIHNIYPLTKVRQAHQDLEGRKTTGKLLLNVST, encoded by the exons ATGTCCCTTCCATCATTCCAAGCCGCCGTGGTCGTGGAGAAGGTCGGGGGTCCAGAAGTCTTGGAACATCGCACTGATTACCCTGTACCTACCCCAGGAGAGGGGCAAGTACTGGTAAAGAATACAGTGTCAGGTATCAACTTCATTGACACTTACTTCCGCACTGGTTTATATCCCTCTTCTAAGCCTGAAGTTCTGGGTCGTGAGGCTGCCGGAGCTATTGTGGCTCTTGGACCCAACACGGACAAATACCAACTAAAGGTTGGAGATCGAGTTGTTTGGCTGGGACCATCAGCCTATGCCGAATATACCGCAGTTTCAGCAGCAAAGGCAATCAATATTCCTCACGGTCTATCTGAGGAAATAGCTGCTGCTAGTTTCATGAGCGGGCTGACTGCCATCACGTTGACACAGGAAACCTACGAAGTACAAAAGGATGATTGGGTGCTCCTCCACGCCGCTGCTGGCGGTGTAGGCATCTTACTGGCTCAAGTACTAAAATATCTTGGAGCAAATATTATTGCAACTACTGGTGGAAAGGAAAAGGTGGCGCTTGTCAAGCGTCTAGGTATAGACCATGCCATTGATTACCgcagcgaagaaggcaaagactGGGTTAAATTGGTCAAAGAGATCACCAACGGCAACGGAGTTGATGTGGTCTTTGATTCTGTTGGAAAGGACACATGGGAAGGGGGTCTGGAGGTTATTAAGAGGAAGGGCACAATTGTGTGGTTTGGGAACTCTAGTGGTCCCGTTCCGCCTCTTCCTTTGCC TCGCCTTTCCGCGAAGTGCATCAAAATTGCCCGACCCTCATTGCTTGGGTATATCGAGACGCGCGAGGAGTTGGAGTACTATTGTAACCAACTCTTTCGCCTGTTGACCTCGGAGAAGGTCAAAGTGCAAATCCATAATATTTACCCACTGACCAAAGTGCGACAGGCACACCAG GATCTCGAGGGACGGAAGACTACTGGCAAGCTTCTGCTCAACGTATCAACATAG